From Deinococcus malanensis, the proteins below share one genomic window:
- the pyrH gene encoding UMP kinase — protein sequence MFKRVLLKLSGEFLANENGFGINPDTTAQLARLIIGALDGTDVELAVVIGGGNLWRGARNGQGMDPATADYIGMLGTVMNAMALQDAMETAGRPTRVMTAIQMHAVAEPYIRRRAMRHLEKGRVVILGGGNGAPFFTTDTTATLRALEIGAEAVFYAKNMVDGVYDSDPRKNPDARKLDQLTHLEVVERRLEVMDATALTLCMDKNLPLVVFDIFQEDNLRRLFKGERVGTLIQS from the coding sequence ATGTTTAAACGCGTTCTGCTCAAACTTTCCGGCGAGTTCCTGGCCAACGAAAACGGGTTTGGCATCAACCCCGACACCACCGCCCAGCTTGCGCGCCTGATTATCGGCGCCCTGGACGGCACCGATGTGGAGCTGGCAGTCGTGATCGGGGGCGGCAATCTGTGGCGCGGGGCGCGCAACGGTCAGGGCATGGACCCGGCCACCGCCGACTACATCGGCATGCTGGGGACCGTCATGAACGCCATGGCTCTGCAGGACGCCATGGAAACAGCCGGGCGCCCCACCCGCGTCATGACCGCCATCCAGATGCACGCCGTCGCCGAGCCCTACATTCGCCGCCGGGCCATGCGCCACCTGGAAAAGGGCCGTGTGGTCATTCTGGGCGGGGGCAATGGTGCCCCCTTTTTCACGACCGACACCACCGCCACCCTGCGCGCCCTGGAAATCGGGGCCGAAGCGGTGTTCTATGCCAAGAACATGGTCGACGGCGTGTACGACAGCGATCCACGGAAAAACCCCGATGCCCGGAAGCTCGACCAGCTGACCCATCTGGAGGTCGTCGAGCGGCGCCTGGAAGTGATGGACGCCACGGCCCTGACGCTGTGCATGGACAAGAACCTCCCGCTTGTGGTGTTCGATATTTTCCAGGAAGACAATCTGCGGCGCCTGTTCAAGGGTGAGCGCGTCGGGACCCTGATCCAGAGCTGA